The following proteins are co-located in the Neisseria sp. Marseille-Q6792 genome:
- a CDS encoding serine hydrolase, whose protein sequence is MSVRTLKHLPSSLLLGLCLSLPSAYLFAEDDILGQFLEHNLFTSSDPIEIFAESTIHPTNTQAITGGLILSSQSALVVNNKTGQILYQKNADRIMPIASISKLMSAMVVLDANLNMDETVTITPDEIDRIKGTGSRLAIGTSLTRKELLHLSLMSSENRATHALGRTYPGGMGAFVAAMNRKAQSLGMYSSRFYEPTGLNYQNVSTAKDLSLMVNAAVQYPQIRINSTSNHAAVQTKNGQQNYKNSNALVREGMWNIELQKTGYIREAGRSMVVRANIQNQPVTIILLNSPTSATRVNDARKIESWMLQQRS, encoded by the coding sequence ATGTCCGTCCGCACCTTAAAACATCTGCCTTCGTCTCTGCTACTCGGTTTATGCCTGTCCCTGCCTTCGGCATATCTCTTTGCTGAAGACGATATTTTAGGACAATTTTTGGAACATAACCTGTTCACATCCTCCGACCCGATAGAAATATTCGCCGAAAGCACAATACACCCCACCAACACCCAAGCCATTACAGGCGGGCTGATTCTTTCCTCCCAATCCGCACTGGTTGTCAATAATAAAACGGGACAAATACTGTATCAGAAAAACGCCGACAGAATCATGCCTATCGCCTCCATCTCCAAACTCATGAGCGCAATGGTCGTTTTAGATGCAAATTTAAACATGGATGAAACCGTTACCATTACGCCAGACGAAATCGACCGCATCAAAGGAACAGGCAGCCGCCTTGCCATCGGCACGTCCCTTACTCGGAAAGAGCTGCTTCACTTAAGCCTGATGAGCAGCGAAAACCGAGCCACCCACGCGCTTGGGAGAACCTACCCCGGCGGCATGGGCGCATTTGTCGCCGCAATGAACCGTAAAGCACAAAGCCTGGGTATGTACAGCAGCCGATTTTACGAACCGACCGGCCTCAACTACCAAAACGTTTCCACAGCCAAAGACCTAAGCCTTATGGTCAACGCAGCCGTACAATATCCCCAGATACGTATCAACTCGACCTCCAACCATGCCGCCGTACAAACGAAAAATGGACAGCAAAACTATAAAAATTCCAATGCCTTGGTTAGGGAAGGTATGTGGAACATCGAGCTGCAGAAGACAGGCTATATACGCGAGGCGGGCAGGTCTATGGTCGTCAGGGCCAATATTCAAAACCAACCGGTTACCATCATATTGTTAAATTCACCTACATCCGCCACGCGGGTCAACGACGCACGCAAAATCGAATCATGGATGCTGCAGCAACGTTCTTAA
- a CDS encoding bacterioferritin-associated ferredoxin yields the protein MFVCICNAVTDHQIKETIAAGATTMGDLQSQLGVATCCGCCGELAASFLTAHNVQPTVTAGISVQA from the coding sequence ATGTTTGTCTGTATCTGCAATGCCGTTACTGACCATCAAATCAAAGAAACTATTGCCGCAGGCGCGACCACAATGGGTGATTTGCAATCGCAGTTGGGTGTGGCAACCTGTTGCGGCTGCTGCGGGGAGCTTGCTGCTTCGTTTTTGACGGCACATAACGTGCAACCGACGGTTACGGCAGGTATTAGCGTTCAAGCGTAA
- the xerD gene encoding site-specific tyrosine recombinase XerD, translating to MEEDLIDRLLETLWLDRRLSRNTLDSYRRDLEKIARRLSLCGQTLRDADESDLAAAVYVASEERSSQARALSACKRLYIWMEREGMRTDNPTRLLKPPKIDRNIPTLITEQQISRLLSAPDTDTPHGLRDKGLLELMYATGLRVSEAVRLSFGNLDLDRGCITTLGKGNKQRIVPMGRESVYWVERYYKEARPLLLKGRSCDALFVSQKKTGISRQLAWMIVKEYASQAGIEHISPHSLRHAFATHLVQHGLDLRVVQDMLGHADLNTTQIYTHVANVRLHSVVKEHHSRN from the coding sequence ATGGAAGAAGATTTGATTGACAGGCTGCTTGAAACCTTGTGGCTGGATCGGCGGCTTAGTCGGAATACCTTGGACAGCTACCGGCGGGATTTGGAAAAAATTGCCCGCCGGTTGTCTTTGTGCGGTCAAACCCTGAGGGATGCGGACGAATCGGATTTGGCAGCGGCGGTTTATGTTGCCAGTGAGGAGCGAAGCTCTCAGGCCCGTGCATTATCAGCATGCAAACGCCTGTATATATGGATGGAGCGTGAAGGCATGAGGACGGACAATCCTACCCGTTTGCTGAAACCGCCTAAAATCGACAGGAATATTCCGACCCTGATTACCGAGCAGCAGATTTCCCGACTGCTTTCCGCACCGGATACGGATACTCCGCACGGTTTACGGGATAAGGGATTACTTGAATTAATGTATGCAACCGGCTTGCGTGTTAGCGAAGCGGTCAGGCTGAGTTTTGGCAATCTGGATTTGGACAGGGGGTGTATCACTACCTTGGGTAAGGGTAACAAGCAAAGGATAGTGCCGATGGGGCGAGAGTCCGTATATTGGGTGGAACGTTACTACAAGGAGGCGCGCCCGTTACTGTTAAAGGGAAGGTCTTGTGATGCATTGTTCGTCAGTCAGAAAAAAACGGGTATTTCCCGACAGCTGGCATGGATGATAGTGAAAGAATATGCAAGTCAGGCAGGTATCGAACACATCAGCCCGCACAGCCTGCGCCATGCTTTCGCCACACACTTGGTGCAGCACGGATTGGATTTGCGCGTGGTTCAGGATATGTTGGGACATGCCGATTTGAACACGACTCAGATTTATACCCATGTTGCCAATGTGCGGCTGCATAGCGTGGTTAAGGAACATCATTCCCGAAATTGA
- a CDS encoding peroxiredoxin, with protein sequence MGLKYEFTLPSSSGADFHSAEHLPLVVYFYPKDSTPGCTTEGLDFNARLAQFGDLGYTVVGISRDGVKAHQNFCEKQGFRFELLSDKDETVCRLFDVIKLKKLYGKESFGIERSTFVLNKDGEIVHEWRKVKVAGHAQEVLETLS encoded by the coding sequence ATGGGTTTGAAATATGAATTTACCCTGCCTTCAAGCAGCGGTGCGGATTTCCATTCGGCAGAACATCTGCCTTTGGTTGTGTATTTTTATCCGAAAGACAGTACGCCTGGTTGTACGACGGAGGGGCTGGATTTTAATGCGCGATTGGCGCAGTTCGGCGACTTGGGTTATACCGTGGTCGGCATTTCGCGAGACGGTGTGAAAGCGCATCAGAACTTTTGCGAGAAACAGGGTTTCCGGTTCGAACTGTTGAGTGACAAGGATGAAACAGTATGCCGCCTGTTTGATGTCATCAAATTGAAGAAACTGTATGGGAAAGAGTCGTTCGGTATCGAGCGCAGTACGTTTGTTCTGAATAAGGACGGTGAAATCGTCCATGAATGGAGGAAGGTCAAGGTGGCGGGTCATGCGCAGGAAGTGCTGGAAACGCTTTCCTGA
- the hfq gene encoding RNA chaperone Hfq, with amino-acid sequence MTAKGQMLQDPFLNALRKEHVPVSIYLVNGIKLQGQVESFDQYVVLLRNTSVTQMVYKHAISTIVPARSVNLQHENRPQTAPASTLVQVETVQQSAE; translated from the coding sequence ATGACAGCTAAAGGACAAATGTTGCAAGATCCCTTCCTGAACGCATTGCGTAAAGAGCATGTTCCGGTTTCGATTTACTTAGTTAACGGTATCAAATTGCAAGGTCAGGTTGAGTCTTTCGATCAATACGTTGTTCTCCTGAGAAACACTTCCGTAACCCAAATGGTTTACAAACACGCCATTTCCACCATCGTACCGGCACGCTCTGTCAACCTTCAACACGAAAACAGACCCCAAACCGCACCTGCATCAACCCTCGTCCAAGTGGAAACCGTCCAACAATCTGCTGAATAA